In bacterium, the genomic stretch GGCGTTGAGGGCCAGCGAGATGTACTGCGCGTTGCTGTTGAGCGTGCGCCCTTTGAGTATCTCGGCGCCGATGGTCAGAATGGTCACATCCATAGTTTCAACCCCAGAATGACAAGCAGGGCCCAGGCCCCGGCGAAAATGTCATCGGTCATCACGCCCCAGCCGGCGGGAAGGTGCTCGGCGCGGCGGGCGGGGAAAGGCTTCACAATGTCGAAGAGTCGGAACAGAAGGAACGCCGCTCCGAGCCAGACCACCGAGTGCGCGTCGATACAGGCCGCCGAAAGGCCCATCCCGGCCACCTCGTCGATCACCATCCGGCCGTTGTCGTGGCCCCAGTACTTCTCGGCCCGGGTGCAGACCGCCACCCCGACAAAATAGACGACCGCAGTGGCGGCCAGGGCCACGGGCAGGCTCCACCAGGCGGCGCAGAGCCAGATAATGACAGCGGCCACGAGCGAGCCGGCCGTGCCGGGAGCCAGCGGACTGAACCCGCTGCCCAGGCCCGAGGCGAGCAGCTTGACCAGAAATTTCATGCGCGGGACCGCCGGAGGATGATCGGAAGGTTGCGTATCACGTATTCGGCGGCTGAGATCAGCGATAGGGCCACGACCGCCAGGATCGTAATCCGGTTGAGCCAGTGGTGCAGCGGCGCAAACCAGGGGAAGGCGAAATCGGGGTGGAACTCGATCATCCGTCCGTGGATCACCTGCACGATCACCGAGCCGATGAAGAACATCTGGCTGGCGGTCTTGAACTTGGCCAGGCGGCTGGCGGCGAAGATATGGCCGGTCCACATCCCGTAGTAGCGCAGCAGGGTGACCAGCAGCTCACGGCCCAGCAGGATCAGCAGCACGCTCAGGGTGACGTACTGGAACGCGTACACCCGGTCGCTCAGCATGTAGAACGGCACCAGGGTGGCGGCCAGCAGCAGCTTGTCCGCCACCGGGTCGACCAGCTTGCCGAAAGTGGTGATATTCTGGTGCCGCCGCGCCAGGATGCCGTCGTAGATGTCGGTCAGGCCGGCGGCAACGAACAGGTAGTAGGCCAGGATGAAATCCCAGAGCGAATGTCCGCTCAGGATCAGCCAGGCGATCACCGGGCAGAGGACGATCCGCACCAGGGTCAGGAAATTGGGCAGGTGACGGTGGCCCAGCAGGCCGTTGCCGTTGGGGCGGGCCGCTGACGCCCCGTTATTGTTCTTTGTCTCAGTCATGGTCGAGCACGTGACGGCCCCGCAGGGCCTGGCTGATGGTGAAAGAATCGGCGTACTCCAGATGGCCGCCGGCGGGAAGGCCGCAGGCGATCCGGCTGACCTGGATGCCGCGCCCGTCGATCAGGCGCTGGATGTAGAGCGCAGTGGCGTCCCCCTCCACGCTGGGGTTGGTGGCCACGATCACCTCGCGCACCGGGGCCTCCCTGTCCTCCAACCGTCGGCTGAGCAGGTCGAACGAGAGCTGCTCCGGCCCCACCCCGTCCAGCGGGCTCAGATGCCCGCCCAGCACGTGGTACATCCCGCGGAAGATTCGGCTGGCCTCGATGGCCCGGATGTCGCTCGGCTCCTCGACCACGCAGAGCAGGCCGCGGTCGCGCTGCGTGTCGGCGCAGATCTCGCAGGGGTCGGTCTCGGTGATGTTGCGGCAGCGGGAGCAGAAAAACACGTTCTCTTTCAGCTCGCGCAGCGAATCGGCCAACTGGAACGTCACCTCGTCCGGGGCCTTGAGCAGGAAATAAGCCAGCCGTCCCGCTGTTTTCTCGCCGATACCCGGCAAGCGAGAGAAAGACCTGATCAGCTTTTCCACGCTGCGCGACATGTCAGCCGCCGAACATGGTCGTAAGAAAGCCCGGCAGGCTCATGCCGCCAGCCAGACGGTTCATTTCCTCGCCCAGAATGGCGCGGCTTTTTTCCAGGGCGTTGTTGACCGCCGCAGTCACCAGCTCCTCCAGCATCTCGGGGTCCTTGGGGTCGAGAATGTCGGGGTCGATACGTATTTCGAGCAACTCCTGCTTGCCGTTGACCACGGCGCGCACCATGCCGCCGCCGGCCGCGCCCTCTATTTTCTGATTCTCCATCTGCGTCTGCATCTGCTTGAACCGTCCCTGCAGCTTCTGAGCCTGTTGCAGCAGTTGCGTTATGTTGTTCATTTTTCATCCCCGCCGTTGACACGGCTTGCGAAGCGGGTTGAAAGATTGCCGTCCGTTCCCCCGTGACAGCGGCGCGGACGACTGGGTGAGTCTCGAAAGTCAGATCAACTCCGGGTTGAACAACTCGTTGACCCGGGACAGGGCCGGGTCGGTGCGGCAGAGCATCTCGAACGACTGCGCGGCCGGACTCTCATCCACCGAGGCCGGGGGCCGCTCCCCGGAGGGGCCGGGCGCGCTGTCCACCAGGTGCAGCTCGAGGTCCAGGCCGCTCAGGCCGAGTATCTCATCCAGGATCGAGCTGACGAGGCTACGGTTTTCGGCCGCGCGCAGCTTCTCGCAATCGAATTTGCGTGTCCGATCAATGTCCAGGCTCAGCCGCCGGCTGTCGAAAGCGCCGGGCGTAGCCGCGCCCAGGGCCAGCCCCAGCGCGTTGCGCTTAAGCTTCACCTGCTGCACGATCTTCGGCCAGTGGCGGCGGATCAGCTCCAGGTCGGCCGGGCCGGAATACTCGATCCGCTGCGGCTTCGCCGCTGCCGGAGGTGTGGCCTCCGGGGCGGGTGCGCTTGCCGCGGGTGCGGACTGGGCTGCGCTGCGCTCGACCTGGGGCCGCACGGGCGCCGCGGGTTTAGGCGGAACACCGGTTGCCGGGGCTGCGGCCGGCTGTCCGCTGTCGCGCACCTGGCGCGGCGCTGGAGGTGGAGCCGCGGGTGTCCGCGCACGGGCCGCGGCCGACGGGGCGCCGCTTTCGGACTCCAGGCGGGCGATCAGCTCGGCGATATCGGCGCTGCGCTCCAGCAGGGCCAGACGGATCAGAAGCAGCTCCAGGCAGATACGCTGCTGCGAGCTGCGCTTGAATGTCTCCTCGAAACCCAGCACAAGGTGCAGTGAGCGCACCAAGTCCTCGACCGCGAAACGTCCGGCCAGCTCGCCGTAACGCTCGCGGTAGGCGGCCGGGATGTCCTCCAGGCGCGACGGGTCGGCGCCCAGGCGCAGGACTATCAGGTTGCGAATGTGGGCGGTCAGCTCCTGGAAGAATTCCTCCAGGTCCACGCCGCTATCGACCAGACGGTCTACAAACCCCACCACGCCCAGGCTGTCCCGCTCGGCCAGCAGACCCGACAGCTCCAGGAACAGCTCGCTGTCGAACACCCCCAGCACCTGAGCGGCCAGCTCGGCCGTGAAATCGACGCCACAGAAAGCGATCACCTGGTCCAGCAGGCTCAGGGCGTCCCGCATCGCGCCGCCAGCCTTGCGCGTGACCATTTCCAGCACCTCGGGCGGGGCGGACAGGCCCTCGCGGCTCAACACGCCCTGCAAGTGGGCCTGCATCTCGGCCGGCGGCACAGCCTTGAAATCGAAACGCTGGCAGCGCGACAGGATGGTCGGCGGCACCTTGTGCGGCGCGGTGGTGGCGAAAATGAAAATCACGTGGGAGGGCGGCTCTTCCAGGGTCTTGAGCAGGGCGTTGAACGCCTCCTGGGTGAGCATGTGGACTTCGTCGATGATGTAGATCTTGTACCGGTTGCGGCTGGGGCTGTAGCCCACCCGCTCGCGCAGGTCGCGTATCTCGTCGATCCCGCGGTTCGAGGCCCCGTCGATCTCCAGCACATCGAGCGAGCTGCCCTGGATGATCTCGCGGCAGATTTCGCACTGGTTGCATGGGTCCTGGCCCACCGGGCTCAGGCAGTTGACCGCGCGCGCCAGAATGCGCGCGGTGGAGGTCTTGCCCACCCCGCGCGGCCCGGAGAACAGGTAGGCGTGGCTGATCCGCCCCCCGGCGATCGCATTGACCAGGGTGCGGCTCACATGCTGCTGCGCCACGATGTCACCGAAAACCAGCGGCCTGTATTTCCGCGCCAGAACGAGATAGCTCAATATAGTGTCCCCTCTGCCGGAATCCCGATTCCCTTATTATGAAAAATAGCTCATACCGCCCGGCTTGGCAACATATTCCTGCGCCGGTCCGGGGGCTGGAAGGGCGAGTTTATTGTTTGTAAATCGTTGGAGAACAGCATGATATGCAAGAGTTGCCTTTGCGCTGTCCTCCGCCGGCTGCCGGCTGCAAACGAATGTAGGGGCGGGTTTCAAACCCGCCCCTACAGGGCCGAACGACACTTTTTCCGGCAACGACGCTCGGACGGCGTTCCGGACTGGACTCACTGGTAGATCAGGACCCACTGCAGGCGCGGCACCCCGTTGCCCTCCACGCGGCGCAGCTCCACCGTGTGGCTGCCCTTGACCAGGTCGTAGTTCCAGAACAGCGGCTCGCGGCGGTCGTGGTAGTTGCCCTTGATGTTCACGGTTTCGACCAGCTTGCCGTCAATCCGCACCTCGCAGCGCGCCTCGGCGCTGTCACCCTGCATGCGGCCACCCACCACGAACGCGCTGCCCTCCAGGTTGAACGAGACCGGGCTCGTCAGGTCCTGATGCAGCTCGCGGTGCTCGACCGGCTTGAGGCCCTCGAAGCCGAGTTCCACCTGGTCCGGGGCCTTGGGCTCCTGGGTCTGGATGATCCAGGAGTCGGCGTCGGTCCGGCCGCCGGCGGCGGTCACGATCTTGGCCGCCACCCGCAGCGTGGCGTCCACCGCGCTGTCGATGCTGTAGTCGCTGTAGCTGAACTTGAGGTTTTCCACCTTGTCCAGGCCCAGTTTCCACTGTTCCGGGATGGCCGAGAAGCCGAGCATGGTCCCCAGGATGCCGGCGGCGTTGGAGGGATTGCAGTCGGAGTCCTGGCCGCAGCGGGTGGAGATGTCGATGGTGCGGCCCATGTCTCCGTCACCGTAAAGCAGGCCGACCACGATGTAGGCGCCGTTGATCACGGCGTCGATGTTGAACGGCTGCAGCGCGCCATCCGGGCAGCCGATATCGGAGCCCCATTTCTTTTCGATCTCGAACCAGGTGCGGCGCCAGTCATCCGGCCACTGCTCGTGCCAGGCGATGACATCCTTGATGCACTTGGCATAGCGGCTCTCCGCGGGCAGGCTGGCCAGGCCGAGCTCCACCACCCGTGCGATATCGTTCTCGGTGAAGGCGTGGGTGTACATGGCCGCGACGAACACTCCGCCGTAGACCCCGTCGCCGTAGTTCATGATATGGCCCACGCGATTGGCGTAATCCAGCGCGGTCTGGGGCATCCCCGGGCACATCAGGCCGATGAAGTCGCTCTCGATCTGGAAATCGATGTCATCGGCGTGGGGGTTGTTCTTCCAGTAGCCGCTGGCCGGGGGCATGATCCCGTTGAGGATGTTCCAGCGCGCCGATTGGTTGGCGTGCCAGAGGGTGAACCCGGCGTTGGCAAATTTGCCCGCCAGCACGTCTGTCGGGGCCTCGGGGCCGAGCGAGTCGAACACGGCCAGGAAGGACAGGTCCATGTACAGGTCATCGTACAGGCCAGGATGGTCGCGGTAGGCGCGCAGCAGCGAGCTGTCGCTCCACTCGATGTTGACATAATCCTGGATCCAGGTGCTCTGCCAGCGGAATTCGGTCGGCCCGCCGTAGGTGCAGCCCACGGTCTGCCCGACCCAGCCGCCGTGCACCTTGTCGCGGATCACCGAGGTGGGCAGGATCACCTCGGCGGCATACAGTCCCGCCGTGCTCAAGCAGGCAGCCAGGGCCACGGTCAGGGCGAACACGCGTGAAGCGGGACGAAAGGACATAATCGGTCTCCTGTATGGGTTGACTCCGACAGGCTCCGGACACGGTCCGGCTCAGCCCACCTTGAGGAATATTTTCCGTTTGTACAGCCAGTAGGTCACGTAGACATGCACGGCCAGGACCAGCCAGTACTGGAGTATCTGACCGGGCACGCCCAGCGGGCCGAGCAGCGGGCCGCTGAAAGTCCAGAGCCAGTTGTTGATGTTGCCGCGCAGCATCTGGAAAAACACGTAGATCGAGATCGAGTTCATCCCGATCACCATGAAGATGAAAGACCAGCGGCGGATGTTCTTCACCTCGATCAGCCAGTAGAACAGGGCCAGCAGAAGGTAGGCCCAGCCGGCCGCGAAAATGGCCCAGGAGGCGGTCCAGATGCGCTTGACCAGCGGGATCGCCGGGTACAGCGCCGCCCCGAGCGCCAGGCAGACCACAGCGGCGATAAGCAGGGTGCGCACTTTCTTGCCCGCCGGGATGTCGCGGCGCAGCAGCTCGCCGGCCAGGATGCCGAAGATGACCGTCGCGATGGACGAGATGGCGTTGAACGCCGTGTAGCCGCCGCCGTCGGTCCGGTTGAATACCCACTGCTCCACCGCGGAGGCGAAATTGGCGTTCTTGGCCCAGGGGCCGCCCGGCCCGACTCCCGGCCAGAGCACGAAGCAGAGGGTGTGCACGAGCAGGATGCCCAGGGCGGCGGCGATCTGGACCTTGGTCCCGCGTCCCAGAACGAAGAAAGCGAAGAAATAGGCGATGGCGATCTGCTGCAGGACAGTGGTCAGATCGACCAGGATGGTGTTCTTGTGAATGGCCACGATCACGCAGCCGATGACGAGCAGTTGGAGCGAACGTTTGAGCGCGTGCCAGAATTGCTGGCTACGGCTCTGGCCGCGGGAGGCACGGATCGCGAAAGCGAACGGCATCGCCGCCCCGACAATGAAGATGAACGAGGGCTGTATCAGGTCCCAGACCGAGAATCCCGCCCACTCGACATGCTCCACCTGGTTGGCCAGCCACTGCCAGGCCGGATTGCCGTCCAGCACCGAGAAACCGAAACCCGCCGAGGCCATGAAAAACATGGTGAAGCCGCGGTAGACATCCAGAGACAGCAGGCGACCGCCTGCCACCGAGCCTTCGTCTTTGCCCATCTGGGATCTCCGGGAGGAAAAG encodes the following:
- a CDS encoding ADP-ribosylglycohydrolase family protein, yielding MSFRPASRVFALTVALAACLSTAGLYAAEVILPTSVIRDKVHGGWVGQTVGCTYGGPTEFRWQSTWIQDYVNIEWSDSSLLRAYRDHPGLYDDLYMDLSFLAVFDSLGPEAPTDVLAGKFANAGFTLWHANQSARWNILNGIMPPASGYWKNNPHADDIDFQIESDFIGLMCPGMPQTALDYANRVGHIMNYGDGVYGGVFVAAMYTHAFTENDIARVVELGLASLPAESRYAKCIKDVIAWHEQWPDDWRRTWFEIEKKWGSDIGCPDGALQPFNIDAVINGAYIVVGLLYGDGDMGRTIDISTRCGQDSDCNPSNAAGILGTMLGFSAIPEQWKLGLDKVENLKFSYSDYSIDSAVDATLRVAAKIVTAAGGRTDADSWIIQTQEPKAPDQVELGFEGLKPVEHRELHQDLTSPVSFNLEGSAFVVGGRMQGDSAEARCEVRIDGKLVETVNIKGNYHDRREPLFWNYDLVKGSHTVELRRVEGNGVPRLQWVLIYQ
- a CDS encoding YbaB/EbfC family nucleoid-associated protein, whose amino-acid sequence is MNNITQLLQQAQKLQGRFKQMQTQMENQKIEGAAGGGMVRAVVNGKQELLEIRIDPDILDPKDPEMLEELVTAAVNNALEKSRAILGEEMNRLAGGMSLPGFLTTMFGG
- a CDS encoding CDP-alcohol phosphatidyltransferase family protein yields the protein MTETKNNNGASAARPNGNGLLGHRHLPNFLTLVRIVLCPVIAWLILSGHSLWDFILAYYLFVAAGLTDIYDGILARRHQNITTFGKLVDPVADKLLLAATLVPFYMLSDRVYAFQYVTLSVLLILLGRELLVTLLRYYGMWTGHIFAASRLAKFKTASQMFFIGSVIVQVIHGRMIEFHPDFAFPWFAPLHHWLNRITILAVVALSLISAAEYVIRNLPIILRRSRA
- a CDS encoding DUF5009 domain-containing protein, which translates into the protein MGKDEGSVAGGRLLSLDVYRGFTMFFMASAGFGFSVLDGNPAWQWLANQVEHVEWAGFSVWDLIQPSFIFIVGAAMPFAFAIRASRGQSRSQQFWHALKRSLQLLVIGCVIVAIHKNTILVDLTTVLQQIAIAYFFAFFVLGRGTKVQIAAALGILLVHTLCFVLWPGVGPGGPWAKNANFASAVEQWVFNRTDGGGYTAFNAISSIATVIFGILAGELLRRDIPAGKKVRTLLIAAVVCLALGAALYPAIPLVKRIWTASWAIFAAGWAYLLLALFYWLIEVKNIRRWSFIFMVIGMNSISIYVFFQMLRGNINNWLWTFSGPLLGPLGVPGQILQYWLVLAVHVYVTYWLYKRKIFLKVG
- a CDS encoding phosphatidylglycerophosphatase A, with translation MKFLVKLLASGLGSGFSPLAPGTAGSLVAAVIIWLCAAWWSLPVALAATAVVYFVGVAVCTRAEKYWGHDNGRMVIDEVAGMGLSAACIDAHSVVWLGAAFLLFRLFDIVKPFPARRAEHLPAGWGVMTDDIFAGAWALLVILGLKLWM
- the dnaX gene encoding DNA polymerase III subunit gamma/tau; this translates as MSYLVLARKYRPLVFGDIVAQQHVSRTLVNAIAGGRISHAYLFSGPRGVGKTSTARILARAVNCLSPVGQDPCNQCEICREIIQGSSLDVLEIDGASNRGIDEIRDLRERVGYSPSRNRYKIYIIDEVHMLTQEAFNALLKTLEEPPSHVIFIFATTAPHKVPPTILSRCQRFDFKAVPPAEMQAHLQGVLSREGLSAPPEVLEMVTRKAGGAMRDALSLLDQVIAFCGVDFTAELAAQVLGVFDSELFLELSGLLAERDSLGVVGFVDRLVDSGVDLEEFFQELTAHIRNLIVLRLGADPSRLEDIPAAYRERYGELAGRFAVEDLVRSLHLVLGFEETFKRSSQQRICLELLLIRLALLERSADIAELIARLESESGAPSAAARARTPAAPPPAPRQVRDSGQPAAAPATGVPPKPAAPVRPQVERSAAQSAPAASAPAPEATPPAAAKPQRIEYSGPADLELIRRHWPKIVQQVKLKRNALGLALGAATPGAFDSRRLSLDIDRTRKFDCEKLRAAENRSLVSSILDEILGLSGLDLELHLVDSAPGPSGERPPASVDESPAAQSFEMLCRTDPALSRVNELFNPELI
- the recR gene encoding recombination mediator RecR — its product is MSRSVEKLIRSFSRLPGIGEKTAGRLAYFLLKAPDEVTFQLADSLRELKENVFFCSRCRNITETDPCEICADTQRDRGLLCVVEEPSDIRAIEASRIFRGMYHVLGGHLSPLDGVGPEQLSFDLLSRRLEDREAPVREVIVATNPSVEGDATALYIQRLIDGRGIQVSRIACGLPAGGHLEYADSFTISQALRGRHVLDHD